TATTTGTCTTGTATCAAAGAGCTTCTTTCGACACTTGTGCCTTGCAGCTTCAGATATCTCTTCCTTCACACTTGCTTTTAGGAATCCACAACCTAGCTAGGCTTTTTATTTTCGGTTCAGTGCAAAGATTTATTTTGACACCTGGTTAGTGAGTAACACCATCCATATGGAgaaatgattttatgattttgtatgATAGGAAAATCCCTCGGATACAAAATGGTTGGTGAGAGTAAAGTATGATATAGTTTATAGTTTAAAAGCATCAAGTCCAATGACTGGCATCTCCatatcattttaatgttttctgaTGTTAGtttttccatcagtacacatgttACTGCTAATTTTGATGTGCTCCAAAACAATTTGCAGTGGGTGGGGTATACTTTGCAGAGAGCCTCAACCGACTCTTGAGAAAAAACTGGAAGAGCTTCTCAACTCAAAACTACTTTGATCCGCACGGAGTCTTTGTCTCGGTTCTTTGGTCAGGGCCACTTCTGGTCATTGCAATGATAATCCTGGTATACGTTTAGGCTTTGGCAATgcccttctccttcttctctgcaTTAATATATAAGAAGGATAGACTGGTTTCATGAACCAGATTTAGAGTGCGTAGATTGTTGTTTCCAACTACATCATCCATTAAAGATGTACAAAATTAAACACTTAAACAGACAGtagtcctcctcctcctgtgtTCATTtcctaaaaaaaacaaaaatggtgAACCCTAGGGAGAAGAAGTGGAAATGTGTAGTTTTTTAGCATGAATTAGAATCATGGCTGACTAAGGGACTGAGAATTGGAGGATCTGTTTCGTATTTAACTTGGGAACAAAATGACATAATCATTAATGTATGGAAAATCTGATAGAGGCatgtttgtttgtgtgtttgacAGATAAACACACTTTTTTCGCTTTGCTACTTAATAGTAAAATGGAAGAGAGCTGAGCTCAGGCATCGTGCAAGGCTTGCTCGTTCCAAGCAGGAATAGATGatgagagagagcgagagatcTCAAGTCTCTCCCTAGAATCTTTCTTTGTCCTCACATTTAATTTATGTGTTCTATTATGTATTTCTGTTTTGAGTGAGTTATGCAATTAGACacttttgtcttttttctttaCACAATTACACACTTCATGCTTGCTAGACACAATTCATGTAACCGAGGTGTTCTTTTGTCATATTTTCCCTTCACATGACTTAAAGCAAATCACTTATTTGCCTCGTTCTAAAACTCACCCGAGTTACCGATTATTTGGCCGAGAACTCGTTACGCAGTGGGTCACCGTGGCGAGTTAGAGGTGACCGGTGCAATTATTCGGCAAACCGATTTCTGTCCGCCATGAATGTTGTTTAACGAAAATCGCCGATTAGTTAACTAAACCGTGGAATCTACCGTGGAACAATTACTTACTTTCTCTAATTTATAAGTTCAAGATCGTAACTTTTGTTGAGAATCAATCAAAATTGTGTAAATAACATCAGAAGATCATTGAAATCTGTTTAACAAACGTGAAAATGGACAACTAGAGAATATGTTCTACATACATTCGAGAGGAAGGAGATGATGTCACTATAGTAATTTCTCATCCATTAAAGAAAAGTGAAAAGAAAACACTATTTACTTACCTTGAACGCGTGTTATGTAAGACTatataagtaatatataattaatatgtatACAATTCATTAAAGACtgaaattaatttcaaaaacagTAACATATTCACCACAAAACCCTGATCTATCATGTAATTgggtatttatttaaaaattatgattcccaatacatgttttatatgtatatatataaagtattatacataaaaatacagaaaattcCTTCCCGAGTACTCTCCGTATTTATCCCGCGTTTTTAATAAATCGCTAGACCCGTGTGCACCGCACGCGTAGCGCCTAGCGAGTTTCCGAACAAGGCTTATTTGTGGTTAGAAAATGACAAGactatgttatttttattagttttctctttcttcctttttCTACCATAGCTTCTGCTTCACATCCTCCATCCTCATAACTTCCACTTTCTCCTCCTCTCGActaaccaccaccaccaccaccgcaaCTTCCACTCTAGTATCCACTGCCATCATGGCCGCCACCTCCGTATTCACAACTTATGTATCCATAACCACCACCACCTCAACCTCTGTATCCCTCACTCTCACGTCTTCTACCTCCACTATATCCACCACCATCTCCTCTTTTCGACATAACCATCTACGATGCTTCACTGATAATGCATCCGTCCAAGAAGCTCTCATCCATGATGTTTCCGTCCACAATAAATCCATGACCAAcacaattaagaaaataaaaagaaaatgttttagaaaGCAAAAGAAAGATCGCTTAACAAAACCAGCAAATCTTTAATCAAATCTCTTCTAGCCATTACTAGAATTGGGGATGCTTGTCAAACAAGATGACaactaaacaaattaaaagtttAAGGGGGAGTAAAAGTCAGCTCAAATCTATTAGGCTTTCTGATTTTCTGgggaaattaaaaaagaaatggAAGAAAGTTTCACAGAAAAGTTAGAGGAAACATCTCTCTATCTctcgagaagaagaaggaagagataagaag
This Brassica napus cultivar Da-Ae chromosome C6, Da-Ae, whole genome shotgun sequence DNA region includes the following protein-coding sequences:
- the LOC106379342 gene encoding transmembrane protein 18-like, whose protein sequence is MEEVRSAMEQQMDVMADLVQKLSGELRTGLQPAYENFIGFFHAIDWKEPWIMGLMAFHALFLLVTLLSRRRLNFHMFLFLFALGGVYFAESLNRLLRKNWKSFSTQNYFDPHGVFVSVLWSGPLLVIAMIILINTLFSLCYLIVKWKRAELRHRARLARSKQE